The stretch of DNA GTGGGGCGCTGGTCACGGTGCCGCTGGGATCGCCGAGGCGGCCGATACACGTCACGAGGGGCTGCCGCGCCGCAAGGCGACGGGCGCGGCACACTGCACCCCTACACCGGTTGGGCGAGCATCCCCAGCAGGGCCCATGCGTGCCACGGTTCGGTGGTGCGCCGACCGCCTTGTAGGGGTCGGGCGTTGCCCGACCCGCCGGCCCGGGGAGGGCTGGGCATGACCGACCATGGGTGCGGTGTCCAGCGCACGGTCCGTCCTACCAGGGCCAGCGGTCACGGTGTGCGCGACCATGCTACTGGCCTGTCGAACCCTCCGTGTGTCCTCCGGCGGGCTCGGTACCCCGAGGCCGGCGTGCGGCAGGGGGCCGACCCGAGCAGCGCGTTCCTCCGGGGGAACCGCGAAGGCGCGAGCAGCCGGGGGCTGCTCCGGGTGTTCGGCTCCTGTCGCTGCCCCCGTGTTTCTGGCCTAGCGGGGGCGCTGAAGCGGCCGAGCGAGCAGTTCGTCCCAGGTCACCAGCTCACCGCCGAGTTCGCGCTGCTGCGCCTCGGCCATGCTCGGGTCGGCGAAGGCCGCGATCCCCCAACCCATCGGCGAGCGGACACCGGAACTCACCAGGTAGCGGGCGGCGGGCGCATCCATCCAGGTTTGGCTCTCGAAATCGTGCACCCAGATGGCTGCCCATGCGGGGGAATACTTCTGTCGATAGGTGAGCAGGCAGCCGATGTCGTCGAAGAGCGTCGTATCGCCGTTCGCCGTCGCGGCAGCAGCCGCAAAACGCCGATCGGAGATGATCATCCCGCACTCGCTGCAGACATCGCGCCCGAGGCGGATCTCCGGTGGGGTGAGCGCTTTCTGACGCCGGCATGCTCCTGCCGAGAGGCTTCCCAAGAGCACCATGAGAAACAGCCGACGGGTCATCGCGACACCTCCCGGCGCAGAACGATGTAGGCGAAACCGGTGCCCGCGGCGATCCAGAGAAGGAGCGTCGTTGGCAGCAAGATCCAGAGACTGGCCCCGAACCGCTCGTCAGCATAGAGCCCGGCCGGTCCGAGCAACTCCAAGGTGCCAGCGAGCAAGCGCAATGCGGCGATACGATAGGTCTCCACCGGGTTGCCCAGCGCGATGGCTAGGAGCCAAGCTGGGGGGAGACGGACAGCCAGCGCAGTTCCCATGAGCCCCAAGTCGCCGAGCAGGACGAGGAGGAGCCAGGCACCGAGGCCCAGGCTCACGGCAGTGCTGGTGCGGGCACAGCGACTGGAGAGCAAGAGCCCAAGCGCGAGGGAAGCCCACGCCAGGAGCACGGTCAAGCCGGCCAGGGCGAGGAAGGCGAACGGATCGGTGGCGCCAACGAGGAGGAGCACGACGGAACTCGCCCCGAAGCCGACGAGAACGGCGGCCGCCAGCGCTGCTCCCATGCCCAGCGCCTTGGCCAGAAAGAAGGTCGCAGTGCTGACCGGCTGCGTCAGCCAGAACTCGAGCGCGCCCCGCTCCCGGTCTCCCGCGATAGCCAGCGCTCCCAGCGTGATCCCCATCAAGGGGACGAGCAGGAGCATGAGGTTGACGAGACTAGCGGCTGTACGCCCGAAGCCGCTGACCGGGCTGGCAGCGCCGGTCAGGGAAACGAGCAGCGACAGAGCGAGACTCAGGATAAGGAGCGCGAGCGCATCGGCGATGAACCAGCGGTTGCGGAACGCATCGCGGAGCTCTTTCTGGGCCAGGACGACGAACGCCTTACCACCCATCGGAGGCCTCCAAGCGGAAGTCGCGGACGCGGATACCGACGCGGGCAAGCAGGAAGAAAGGCTCGGCTTTGCGATCCCGAGTGACGAGGACACGCACCTCGTGGCCCACGCGGTAGGCGAGGAAGCCGTGCGCGCTCAAAAGGTGCGTCGCTGGCTGCAACGCTTCTTCCTCCAGCTGGAGGACGAGGAGTTGCTGCACATCCTGCTTCGGCTGGAAGACCGACCGCGACTCCGCAACGAGGTGACCGTCTTGCAAGCGGAGGACGCGGGTAGCCAACCGCCAGACATCGTCCGGCCGGTGAGAGGCGAAAACGATGGTCCGCCCCTCGTCGCGCAATCGCTCCAGCACGGCTAAGAGATCCTCGCGGGCGGTGGCATCGAGGTTGGCGGTCGGTTCGTCGAGCAAGAGCAGTGGGGGATCAGCGATGGTGGCGAGGACGAGCGCCAGGCGCTGCTGCATCCCGCCGGAGAGGGTGCGCATCGGCTGGTGCCAGGCCTGCTCGAGACCGAAGGTTCTCAGTCGTTCCCAGGCGCGCTCGAGCGGTTCACCGCGCAACTGGGCGATCGTGGTCACCAATTCCCCGACCGGCAGATCGAGCAGCGGCAGCTGCTGCGGCACGTAGCCGATGCGCGCCCGCACAGCCGGGCCATCGCGGAGAGGCGAGCGACCGAAGACGGAAACCGTTCCCTCGTAGTTGGTTCGCCCGAGCAAGCAACGCAGGATGGTCGTCTTCCCTGCCCCGTTCGGCCCCCAGAGCGCGACCGCCTCACCGGGCTGAACCGCGAAGCTCACCCCGTCCAGCACCATGCGTTCCCCATAACGCTTGCGGAGCTGGTTGACCTGGATCACCGGTGCGACCGCGGCGATCTCCTGCTCGAGATCGGCCTGCTCGGGGGCGAGGCAGGAGATGGTGGACGTCGAGGCGGCTGGCGCTCCGGCCAGAGCGAGCGCCGGGCGTGGCCGTCGGAACGCCACAAGGAGCGGTAGCAAGGCGAGCCCGAGAACACCCAGGGAGAGGAATGCCCGGTAAGGGGCTGGAGCTGGCGCGTCCCAGGGAACAGCCGGCCAGGGTGTCGCGGCGACCAGCGGGGATGGATCGGCCAGTCGTGGTGGCGGCTGGAAGAGCGGGACAGCTCGAGCGGCGAGATCGAGTGCCATCGCCGCGATGCTGAAGCGGAAGAAGGCGAGGAGCGGCGCGCGATCAGTGAGCGCGCTGGAGAGTGCCCGGCTCTCGTACGGGAGGTCACCGATGCCGTCGCGGTCGGCATCGTAGCCGGCATAGTCGCTCCAGAAATTCCCGCGTCCGTTTTCCTCCCAGGAGAGATGCTGGAGCGTCCCGCCACCTTGCGGAACAGCCTGCTCGATGTTCTCGAGCATCGTATTGCCGGCGATCACGTTGCGGCGAGTCGCCGGGCTGACGAGGAGCCCGATATCATTGTAGGCGATCCAGTTCCCGCTGATCCGATTGACGACGTTTTCGGAGATCGGGGAGTTGTCGATATAAAGGCCGACTCGATTACGCAGCATCAGGTTTCCTTCCACCAGGGCCCCATCCGTCTCCTTGAGCGCGAGCCCGTGCCCGGAGGGGCCGCGGTTGTGCAGGAAGACGTTGCCGCGAACGGTCATGCGTGCGCCGTACATGAGGTAGAGGCCGACCGAGTTATCGCGCAGGACGTTGCGCTCGATCGTGCTGTCGTTGGAGTACATGAAATGAATGCCGTAACGGCCGCGCTCGACCAGGTTGCCCTCCACGAGCGTCCCGTCAGAATACCAGACCAGCACGTCCCGGCTGTCCTGCACATGATTGCCGACGACGCGGGCACGTGGGCTGTACCAGAGCTTGATCCCGTCACCGCGTTGTGGTTCGGGAAGTGGTTTGCCGACGACGAGATTTTCTTGCACGAGTCCGTCGGGTGCATCGAGCAGCTGGATACCGAAGAGGCTGTCGAGCACCCGGTTGCCGATGATGCGCGCCTGCGCTGCCGTGACCAGGATCCCGGAATCCTCGCGGTCGTGGCTGGTGCCGCTGCCGCGGACCACGAACCCCTCGAGATGCACCTCCGGCGCTGCCACGTGGACGACGGTGCTTCTTCCACCGCCGTCGATGATCGGCCAGTCCTCGCCGAGCAGCGTCACGGGGCGATCGATCACCAGCGGCCCAGGATAGTACCCACCGCGCACGCGAATCACTGCGCCAGCCGGTGCCGCGGCGATCGCGGCCGCGAGATCGCGCTGTGGGCAGTCCGGGCAGACGAGAATCTCCCCGGGACTGGTGGCCTGAACCGGGGCGAGTGGCGTCAGCAGGAGCGCGAGTGCTGCAGCGAGGACGAACCGTCGCATCGTCTCACCCCCGTTGCGCTGGCCCGCGCAGGCGAGCGATGATGCCGACCAGCGCGCTCGCAGCGGCGAGCACGGCGAGGTAGAGTCCGCTATCGAAGCGGGTCTCCACCACGAACTGCCCGACGCGACCCGTCCCGAACACCGGTGGCGTGAAGGGTCGGATGGCGCTGGAGAGCGCAGCGTGCGGGTCG from Thermomicrobium roseum DSM 5159 encodes:
- a CDS encoding nitrous oxide reductase accessory protein NosL, which encodes MTRRLFLMVLLGSLSAGACRRQKALTPPEIRLGRDVCSECGMIISDRRFAAAAATANGDTTLFDDIGCLLTYRQKYSPAWAAIWVHDFESQTWMDAPAARYLVSSGVRSPMGWGIAAFADPSMAEAQQRELGGELVTWDELLARPLQRPR
- a CDS encoding ABC transporter permease → MGGKAFVVLAQKELRDAFRNRWFIADALALLILSLALSLLVSLTGAASPVSGFGRTAASLVNLMLLLVPLMGITLGALAIAGDRERGALEFWLTQPVSTATFFLAKALGMGAALAAAVLVGFGASSVVLLLVGATDPFAFLALAGLTVLLAWASLALGLLLSSRCARTSTAVSLGLGAWLLLVLLGDLGLMGTALAVRLPPAWLLAIALGNPVETYRIAALRLLAGTLELLGPAGLYADERFGASLWILLPTTLLLWIAAGTGFAYIVLRREVSR
- the nosD gene encoding nitrous oxide reductase family maturation protein NosD, producing the protein MRRFVLAAALALLLTPLAPVQATSPGEILVCPDCPQRDLAAAIAAAPAGAVIRVRGGYYPGPLVIDRPVTLLGEDWPIIDGGGRSTVVHVAAPEVHLEGFVVRGSGTSHDREDSGILVTAAQARIIGNRVLDSLFGIQLLDAPDGLVQENLVVGKPLPEPQRGDGIKLWYSPRARVVGNHVQDSRDVLVWYSDGTLVEGNLVERGRYGIHFMYSNDSTIERNVLRDNSVGLYLMYGARMTVRGNVFLHNRGPSGHGLALKETDGALVEGNLMLRNRVGLYIDNSPISENVVNRISGNWIAYNDIGLLVSPATRRNVIAGNTMLENIEQAVPQGGGTLQHLSWEENGRGNFWSDYAGYDADRDGIGDLPYESRALSSALTDRAPLLAFFRFSIAAMALDLAARAVPLFQPPPRLADPSPLVAATPWPAVPWDAPAPAPYRAFLSLGVLGLALLPLLVAFRRPRPALALAGAPAASTSTISCLAPEQADLEQEIAAVAPVIQVNQLRKRYGERMVLDGVSFAVQPGEAVALWGPNGAGKTTILRCLLGRTNYEGTVSVFGRSPLRDGPAVRARIGYVPQQLPLLDLPVGELVTTIAQLRGEPLERAWERLRTFGLEQAWHQPMRTLSGGMQQRLALVLATIADPPLLLLDEPTANLDATAREDLLAVLERLRDEGRTIVFASHRPDDVWRLATRVLRLQDGHLVAESRSVFQPKQDVQQLLVLQLEEEALQPATHLLSAHGFLAYRVGHEVRVLVTRDRKAEPFFLLARVGIRVRDFRLEASDGW